The Actinomyces sp. oral taxon 414 genome has a segment encoding these proteins:
- a CDS encoding RAMP superfamily CRISPR-associated protein, translating to MSTDTAAEPETGSPESPAPLDVTIVFRSDWGVSTGTGVAGGVDATVEKDGRDLPVVRGTVLTGAIREQAFVVAEALDGDSGDKRWRKFVGALFGSVKRARLVSFSDASFSSFSDGSIPADDELKQKAVHEVVSLSIDEKTGTAKKDHLRLLERARACILHGTVELLDKTLDGRPLLWSADQRKAAELVLTVSALLVRALGSNRSDGDGLCSVLIGETGEINEKNVDQEVRERCRGRLKQWSEPAPDAPDSPDSPIDPKAGGLSDIPVIGRKDSDHCGGSSGTTFYEADLDIDLTSPVISYDVPFSNELRSLDFLRGTALLPIIHHRLQAAAKKNSDVDATAREIIRDAVVNGDLLVSDATAVVNSDLLVSDATAVVGVVQGMPMPLVLSRPKVEGSNETEGVRVLNRLRTDEPENEIHKPLRTGYVFYLPVPKSADSSEVRGRMGAPALQGRQSTAHNPVTGAAGTGQLFLARALPAGMSLRATVTMSEKLYELVKDRLDGAFRPRRAFSERLGLWRLSGTYGQAKCRLGDFRPVEVPAPKWDEDGTTTLWFTSDVVVRSPGLGPGGSLSDLCNAFKRAGVPLELAEDPDEMRFSAGIRHRRVDSWGAADRRPRATRTVIQAGSVLRVRPADTGSSSEETMERLARLSVTGIGELTAQGFGRFFVNHPLLREEEFRLISLKHKDFIAEGCAAVKSEEER from the coding sequence ATGAGCACCGACACCGCCGCGGAACCGGAGACCGGATCCCCGGAGTCCCCCGCGCCCCTCGACGTCACCATCGTCTTCCGCTCCGACTGGGGCGTGTCCACGGGCACCGGCGTGGCCGGGGGCGTGGACGCCACCGTCGAGAAGGACGGGCGCGACCTGCCCGTGGTGCGCGGCACCGTGCTCACCGGGGCCATCCGCGAGCAGGCCTTCGTCGTCGCCGAGGCGCTCGACGGCGATTCCGGGGACAAGAGATGGCGCAAATTCGTCGGGGCGCTCTTCGGATCGGTCAAGCGCGCCCGTCTCGTCTCCTTCTCCGACGCCAGCTTCTCCTCCTTCTCCGACGGCTCCATTCCCGCCGATGATGAGTTGAAGCAGAAGGCGGTCCACGAGGTCGTCTCCCTGTCCATCGACGAGAAGACTGGCACCGCGAAGAAGGACCACCTGCGACTGCTGGAGCGGGCCCGCGCCTGCATTCTGCACGGCACGGTGGAACTGCTGGATAAAACCCTGGACGGGCGTCCACTTCTCTGGTCCGCAGACCAGAGGAAGGCGGCCGAACTCGTTCTGACCGTTTCCGCCCTGCTCGTACGCGCCCTCGGCTCCAACCGGTCCGACGGCGACGGCCTGTGCAGCGTCCTCATTGGCGAAACCGGCGAGATTAATGAAAAGAATGTGGATCAGGAGGTCCGGGAGCGGTGCCGCGGGCGGCTGAAGCAGTGGAGCGAACCGGCCCCGGACGCCCCCGACTCCCCGGACTCCCCTATCGACCCGAAGGCGGGCGGGCTCTCGGACATCCCCGTCATCGGGAGGAAGGATTCCGACCACTGTGGCGGCTCGAGCGGCACGACCTTCTACGAGGCCGATCTTGATATCGATCTCACGTCGCCTGTGATCTCCTACGACGTGCCCTTCTCCAATGAGCTGCGCTCCCTGGACTTCCTGCGCGGAACGGCACTGCTGCCCATTATCCACCACAGGCTCCAGGCCGCCGCCAAGAAGAACTCCGACGTCGACGCAACCGCCCGTGAAATCATCCGCGACGCCGTCGTCAACGGCGATCTCCTGGTCTCCGACGCCACCGCCGTCGTCAACAGCGATCTCCTGGTCTCCGACGCCACCGCCGTCGTCGGCGTCGTGCAGGGAATGCCAATGCCGCTGGTGCTGTCCAGGCCCAAGGTGGAGGGGAGCAACGAGACGGAGGGCGTCCGCGTGCTCAACCGTCTGCGCACCGACGAGCCCGAGAACGAGATTCACAAGCCGCTGCGCACCGGATACGTCTTCTACCTCCCCGTCCCGAAGAGCGCGGATTCTTCTGAAGTCCGCGGAAGAATGGGGGCGCCAGCGCTCCAGGGACGCCAGTCCACCGCGCACAACCCGGTTACCGGTGCGGCCGGAACGGGGCAATTGTTCCTGGCCCGCGCACTGCCCGCGGGAATGAGTCTGCGCGCCACCGTCACCATGAGCGAGAAGCTCTACGAACTCGTCAAGGACCGACTCGACGGGGCCTTCCGCCCTCGGCGGGCCTTCTCGGAGCGGCTGGGGCTGTGGCGCCTGAGCGGGACTTACGGCCAGGCCAAGTGTCGACTCGGCGACTTCCGCCCGGTCGAGGTTCCCGCGCCCAAGTGGGATGAGGACGGGACCACGACCCTGTGGTTCACCTCCGACGTCGTGGTCCGCTCCCCCGGGCTGGGGCCGGGCGGAAGCCTCAGTGATCTGTGCAACGCCTTCAAACGTGCCGGAGTCCCCCTGGAACTGGCCGAGGACCCGGATGAGATGCGGTTCAGCGCGGGTATCCGCCACCGTCGCGTCGACTCCTGGGGCGCGGCGGATCGGCGGCCGCGCGCCACCCGAACGGTGATCCAGGCGGGGTCCGTGCTACGGGTTCGGCCTGCCGACACGGGCAGCAGTTCGGAAGAGACGATGGAAAGGCTCGCCCGCCTGTCAGTGACTGGCATCGGCGAGCTCACGGCCCAGGGATTCGGGCGCTTCTTCGTCAACCATCCGCTGCTGCGCGAGGAGGAGTTCAGACTCATCTCTTTGAAGCATAAGGACTTCATCGCCGAGGGATGCGCAGCCGTGAAGTCGGAGGAGGAGCGATGA
- a CDS encoding RAMP superfamily CRISPR-associated protein: MSITRYKLTVCLRTDSPLHSGGIDEAVDRTRPSKDRETVPRRFARDGADHPVLTGRSVKGAVRAACKKYFDETRDSHLWGGLSDRGAWASALTFHTVDLHNAEVFPGSEGGSDQDGAGRLPTRMGIAIDRYWGAAGDTALFEHEYVPAGRPLTLTITAQAGSMPENRPGDPGAPFGGVSECQSVTEADVERLFSIILGVLKSGRVSFGGRRNAGWGRVRPVMRPGSDKFWVLTGASLGTRDGLMNWLDNGCGKDMSARIKPIEFSEPDRVRIEIGWNSPTGILVADPRLSRVESARNESDEDEAPENNTKATKEGGKTAREAEPGGERNDSRDEDDPDEFIPTRHLRSGPGENDPIVLPGSSVRGALRSRASRIARTILAARRPPAEGRKEQQKQKGWSDTNVHDQLAHDPDLVQRLFGSTERRGALTVLDTLAAFNGPARLITHNAGDRWTGGVAGGTLYGEEVHDATWKNIVLELDLGALLENTDRREETQRPLPEDNNRRRAAWCLLGLVLAELAAGTLPLGSRGTRGLGQVEVAKVAVTGGRSIGIGDRTFSAPSKGAGESVAEQVLGHLRTVNEGITASPGASGWSSYLMDEEKNHG; the protein is encoded by the coding sequence ATGAGCATCACCCGTTACAAGTTGACCGTCTGTTTGAGGACCGATTCTCCGCTGCACTCGGGCGGCATTGACGAAGCCGTGGACCGCACGCGCCCGTCGAAGGACCGCGAGACCGTGCCCCGGCGCTTCGCCCGCGACGGGGCCGATCATCCGGTGCTGACCGGCCGCTCCGTCAAGGGGGCGGTGCGGGCGGCCTGCAAGAAGTACTTCGATGAAACACGGGACTCCCACCTGTGGGGAGGACTGTCGGATCGGGGCGCCTGGGCCTCAGCCCTGACCTTCCACACCGTGGATCTTCACAATGCGGAGGTCTTTCCGGGGAGTGAGGGCGGCTCGGACCAAGACGGAGCGGGAAGACTGCCCACTCGCATGGGCATCGCCATCGACCGTTACTGGGGGGCCGCCGGGGACACCGCGCTCTTCGAGCACGAGTACGTGCCGGCCGGAAGGCCCTTGACCCTGACGATCACCGCGCAGGCGGGATCGATGCCAGAAAACCGGCCCGGCGACCCGGGCGCTCCCTTCGGGGGCGTCTCCGAATGTCAATCGGTGACGGAGGCGGATGTGGAGCGGCTCTTCTCCATTATCCTCGGAGTACTGAAATCCGGACGGGTCTCCTTCGGCGGGCGCAGGAACGCCGGCTGGGGACGGGTGCGACCCGTTATGCGGCCCGGCAGCGATAAGTTCTGGGTTCTGACCGGGGCCTCATTGGGGACGCGCGACGGACTTATGAACTGGCTGGACAACGGCTGCGGCAAGGATATGAGCGCGCGGATCAAGCCGATCGAATTCAGCGAGCCCGATCGCGTGCGCATTGAAATCGGCTGGAACAGCCCCACAGGTATTCTCGTGGCCGATCCGCGACTCAGTCGGGTCGAGTCGGCACGCAATGAGTCCGATGAGGACGAGGCTCCCGAGAATAACACCAAGGCAACTAAGGAGGGTGGGAAGACGGCGCGGGAGGCCGAACCGGGCGGCGAGCGGAACGACTCCCGAGATGAGGATGATCCCGATGAATTCATTCCCACCAGACACTTGCGCAGCGGCCCGGGGGAGAACGATCCGATTGTGCTGCCGGGAAGTTCGGTGCGCGGTGCGCTGCGCTCGCGCGCCTCACGGATCGCCCGCACAATCCTGGCCGCTCGCCGCCCGCCCGCCGAAGGGCGGAAAGAGCAGCAAAAGCAGAAGGGCTGGTCAGACACCAATGTGCACGATCAGCTCGCCCACGATCCCGACCTCGTACAGCGCCTGTTCGGCTCCACCGAGCGCCGGGGCGCACTGACGGTCCTGGACACCCTGGCAGCCTTCAACGGACCTGCCCGGTTGATCACCCACAATGCGGGCGACCGGTGGACCGGCGGCGTCGCGGGCGGAACCCTGTACGGCGAGGAGGTCCACGACGCCACGTGGAAGAATATCGTCCTCGAACTGGACCTGGGGGCGCTGCTCGAGAACACCGATCGCCGCGAGGAGACTCAGCGCCCGCTCCCCGAGGACAATAATCGCCGCAGGGCGGCCTGGTGCCTGCTCGGGCTCGTCCTGGCCGAACTGGCCGCCGGCACGCTGCCGCTGGGCAGCCGGGGCACGCGGGGGCTGGGGCAGGTGGAGGTCGCCAAGGTCGCCGTCACGGGCGGCCGGAGCATCGGTATCGGGGACCGAACTTTTTCAGCGCCGTCGAAGGGCGCCGGAGAGTCCGTCGCCGAGCAGGTCCTCGGCCACCTCCGGACGGTGAACGAGGGGATCACCGCGAGTCCCGGCGCGAGCGGGTGGTCGAGTTATCTGATGGACGAGGAGAAGAACCATGGCTGA
- a CDS encoding Cas10/Cmr2 second palm domain-containing protein: MQLVMLETNGNQRYIFAAPRLRDSIGASAQLVRLKEWTDDALRATGAAKRWEKNHPQPRGGPDPKAELPCRRFSTQWVSRASGKVIFMVDRKEDAKAVIGRVTRTALAQAPGMDVSGVHLDMGDKTHVDEDLLKRIHARAARYGLRRPPAEARFSQMPFLARAKDSVLPASPTLKCMFGHIDDEAKDDQGTLLSLPSRVKRYRAFYSRRDLISLACRTSEDLNPDQLVRDPKKLTKKLREAFAVDVETPGESPRPNTGAVGRDSDGGRGAADEEQKSDVVALEKRFQDAPGGTGEAASALSKVAVIHIDGNGVGAVMRRLGETMDRVDEADFSRAVGCSRGDADALRRFVLTVNDRLDRAVTEAFAKAWADVAKWAEADAGPTGQKLAVVPVVPVILGGDDVTVFTSGDYALPFAAAYLERYERTTESDVLLRHLGRDKGTGPMTAAAGVAVVRRDFPFHVAYNLAERLVGEAKKVGKAQQPVRSTLTYHALFDSSVLDPEKILQAYSSFTTRPFLLRRDGAPASDPPGRYEPWPDTCGRVRQFKGLTAEDPGTGETRFPKTRAARIRKLLSDAAQARLVDRGLSDRLANKAEREWDDAKKVLSGTVVEGMGTRALFDLMELSDLLPDSYLHSPSPADGSEPATTQEVQE; encoded by the coding sequence ATGCAGCTCGTCATGCTCGAGACCAACGGGAATCAGCGCTACATCTTCGCCGCGCCCCGTCTGCGGGACAGCATCGGCGCCTCCGCCCAGCTCGTCCGTCTCAAGGAGTGGACAGACGACGCCCTGCGAGCCACGGGGGCCGCGAAGAGGTGGGAGAAGAACCACCCGCAACCGCGGGGCGGCCCTGATCCCAAGGCCGAGCTCCCGTGCCGCAGGTTCAGCACCCAGTGGGTGTCCCGCGCCTCGGGCAAGGTCATCTTCATGGTGGACAGGAAGGAGGACGCGAAGGCCGTGATCGGCCGCGTCACCCGGACGGCGCTCGCCCAGGCCCCCGGCATGGACGTCTCGGGTGTGCACCTCGACATGGGTGACAAGACTCATGTCGACGAGGATCTCCTCAAACGGATCCACGCCCGGGCCGCCCGGTACGGCCTGCGGCGCCCGCCCGCCGAGGCCCGCTTCTCCCAGATGCCCTTCCTCGCCCGCGCCAAGGACTCCGTCCTGCCCGCCTCGCCAACGCTGAAATGCATGTTCGGCCACATCGACGACGAGGCCAAGGACGACCAGGGGACCCTGCTCTCCCTGCCCTCCCGGGTCAAGCGCTACCGGGCCTTCTACTCCCGCCGGGACCTCATCTCCCTCGCGTGCCGTACGAGCGAAGACCTGAACCCGGATCAGCTCGTCCGCGACCCCAAGAAGCTCACGAAGAAACTCCGGGAGGCCTTCGCCGTCGACGTCGAAACCCCGGGGGAGAGTCCCAGGCCGAACACTGGGGCCGTCGGGCGGGACTCCGACGGCGGGCGGGGCGCCGCCGACGAAGAACAGAAGTCCGACGTCGTCGCCCTCGAGAAGCGGTTCCAGGACGCCCCGGGCGGCACCGGCGAGGCGGCGTCCGCCCTGTCCAAGGTGGCCGTCATCCACATCGACGGCAACGGCGTCGGCGCCGTCATGCGCCGGCTCGGCGAGACGATGGACCGCGTCGATGAGGCCGACTTCTCACGGGCCGTCGGCTGTTCGCGCGGCGACGCCGACGCCCTGCGGCGCTTCGTCCTCACCGTCAACGACCGCCTCGACCGGGCCGTCACCGAGGCCTTCGCCAAGGCCTGGGCGGACGTCGCGAAGTGGGCGGAGGCCGACGCCGGCCCGACGGGGCAGAAACTCGCCGTCGTCCCGGTCGTCCCCGTCATCCTGGGGGGCGACGACGTCACCGTCTTCACCAGCGGCGACTACGCCCTCCCCTTCGCGGCCGCCTATCTCGAGCGCTACGAGAGGACCACCGAGAGCGACGTGCTCCTCAGGCACCTGGGTCGCGACAAGGGCACCGGCCCCATGACCGCCGCCGCGGGCGTCGCCGTCGTCCGCCGCGACTTCCCCTTCCACGTCGCCTACAACCTGGCCGAGCGTCTCGTCGGCGAGGCCAAGAAGGTCGGCAAGGCCCAGCAGCCCGTCCGGTCGACACTGACCTACCACGCGCTCTTCGACTCCAGCGTCCTGGACCCGGAGAAGATCCTGCAGGCCTACTCCTCCTTCACCACCCGCCCCTTCCTGCTGAGGCGCGACGGCGCCCCGGCCTCCGATCCCCCGGGGCGGTACGAGCCCTGGCCCGACACATGCGGGCGAGTCCGCCAATTCAAGGGCCTCACCGCGGAGGATCCGGGTACGGGCGAGACCCGCTTCCCCAAGACGCGGGCCGCCCGGATCCGCAAGCTCCTGTCCGACGCCGCCCAGGCGCGGCTCGTGGACCGGGGCCTGAGTGACCGGCTCGCCAACAAGGCCGAGCGGGAGTGGGACGACGCCAAGAAGGTACTGTCCGGCACGGTCGTCGAGGGCATGGGCACCAGAGCGCTCTTCGACCTCATGGAGCTGAGCGATCTCCTCCCCGACAGCTACCTGCACAGCCCGTCCCCCGCCGACGGCTCCGAGCCCGCAACCACCCAGGAGGTCCAGGAATGA